Proteins co-encoded in one Cyprinus carpio isolate SPL01 chromosome B5, ASM1834038v1, whole genome shotgun sequence genomic window:
- the LOC109089994 gene encoding protein adenylyltransferase FICD, with the protein MAALAVFRHACGGPLLWGWGPVLCGLLGSVFVLLLPLAGVEEQCCATLKGLALLRCRLWGGVQRPVVHTTSLTVPFTALDLLPQKVKASKETQLEAKAALQQALEMKTNGKREKAHKLLVHALNMNPEFVEALTELGTILEEEKDVVQADHLYTKALAISPCNEKALVSRDRTLPLVEEIDQRHFGIIDGKVRRLMSISKGNSALRRVMEETYYHHIYHTVAIEGNTLTLSEIRHIIETRYAVPGKSLQEQNEAIGVDVAMKYINTTLLSRAGAIAVNDILEIHQRVLGYADPVEAGRLRASQVFVGHHIPPHPRDLDKHMLELVQWLNSEEAQHLHPVEFAALAHYKLVYVHPFVDGNGRTSRLLMNLILMQASYPPITIRKEQRAEYYAALDTANEGDVRPFIRFIAKCTEITLDTLLIATSEHAVGLPGASHHACPDCKHTIPVHG; encoded by the exons ATGGCAGCTCTGGCAGTTTTCCGTCACGCCTGCGGCGGCCCTCTGCTCTGGGGCTGGGGGCCCGTTCTGTGCGGCCTGCTGGGGTCTGTATTTGTTCTGCTGCTGCCTTTAGCAGGAGTAGAGGAGCAATGCTGTGCCACACTGAAGGGTCTTGCTCTTCTGCGCTGCCGGCTGTGGGGGGGTGTGCAGCGGCCTGTGGTGCACACCACCAGCCTGACGGTCCCTTTCACTGCACTAGACCTCCTGCCACAGAAAGTCAAGGCCAGTAAAG AGACTCAGCTGGAGGCGAAGGCTGCTCTCCAGCAGGCTTTGGAGATGAAGACAAATGGCAAGAGGGAGAAAGCTCATAAGCTCCTCGTCCACGCGCTCAACATGAACCCGGAGTTTGTGGAGGCGCTCACTGAATTAGGAACCATACTGGAGGAGGAAAAAGATGTCGTCCAAGCAGACCACCTGTACACCAAGGCCCTCGCCATCTCGCCCTGCAACGAGAAGGCTCTGGTGAGCAGGGATCGCACGCTCCCGTTAGTAGAGGAAATAGATCAGCGCCACTTTGGAATCATCGATGGAAAGGTGCGACGTCTCATGTCCATATCCAAAGGCAACTCTGCTCTGCGCCGAGTCATGGAGGAGACCTACTACCATCATATTTACCACACCGTAGCTATTGAAGGCAACACGCTCACTCTGTCCGAGATTCGCCACATTATTGAGACCAGATACGCCGTTCCAGGAAAGAGTCTTCAAGAACAGAACGAGGCAATTGGCGTCGACGTGGCCATGAAGTACATCAACACCACACTTCTGTCCCGCGCTGGAGCGATCGCTGTAAATGACATCCTAGAGATCCACCAACGGGTCCTAGGCTACGCCGATCCCGTCGAAGCCGGCCGATTACGTGCCAGCCAGGTGTTCGTGGGCCATCACATCCCACCACATCCGCGGGACTTGGACAAGCACATGCTGGAACTGGTGCAGTGGTTGAACTCGGAGGAAGCGCAGCATCTCCACCCGGTGGAGTTCGCAGCTCTCGCGCACTATAAACTGGTTTACGTTCATCCGTTCGTGGACGGGAACGGACGGACGTCTCGCCTGCTCATGAATTTAATCCTAATGCAAGCTAGTTATCCGCCGATCACCATTCGGAAAGAGCAGAGGGCGGAGTATTACGCCGCACTGGATACTGCCAATGAGGGCGACGTCAGGCCCTTTATTCGCTTTATCGCGAAATGCACAGAAATTACACTTGATACACTACTGATAGCCACAAGTGAGCATGCAGTGGGGCTGCCCGGGGCTAGTCATCACGCCTGTCCTGACTGTAAACACACCATACCTGTGCATGGCTGA